AATGTAGTATGAGATTATATGGGTGCGCGCGGGCATAGTTTAGTGGCAGAACAGTTGCTTCCCAAGCAACGGATCGGGGTTCGATTCCCCGTGCCCGCACTAAGAAAATAAAACACCCTCGAAAGAAGGTGTTGAAATTATTACTCAGGTTTAAACTGGCGGCCAAGATTCCCCAAAAGTTTTGAGACATCGACGGGTGCTGACAAGACCCGGAACATTCTTTTCCTGCGTTCTTCGTTCCGTTCCATTGCACGTGAAATGGTATGGGTACCGTCAATCACGTCATCAACGAACCCCCACTTCTTTGCCTCATCGGCGGAAAGGAACGTATCAATGCGGCGCTCCATCAGTCCTTCAAGCATCTTTCGGATTTTTTCCGGAGGCGACTTTTGGAATTGCCCCTGCTCCTTTAGTCGCGCAACATATAGTCGCAGCATCATATCCTGGGTCTTCAAGAGCTCGACAAGCTGGGTTGTTGCTTCTTGGGTGAGCCCAGAAAATTCCCATGAACCATGGTGGAACATGTACCCCGTTGGCTCTCGCAGTACGAAGCGGTCTGCAGCAAGCGGAATAATCGAAGTCATGGACCTCGCGTCTTTCATCGCGAGGACAGTTGTGGGGTTTGGCGAGGCGAGTAGCGCGCTAAACATTTGCATACCCTCTTCCCAAAATCCGCCACAACTCGCAAGGTTGATCAAAATCGGAC
This portion of the Parcubacteria group bacterium genome encodes:
- a CDS encoding ATP-dependent Clp protease proteolytic subunit; the protein is MARQIKRRPKGSDARLAPMAPRRKTRVDNHILDNVHTYRVDLDTFTIYLGNEETVIHSDAPESLEPGVEHNMAGRFERNLGILSSIDPTRPILINLASCGGFWEEGMQMFSALLASPNPTTVLAMKDARSMTSIIPLAADRFVLREPTGYMFHHGSWEFSGLTQEATTQLVELLKTQDMMLRLYVARLKEQGQFQKSPPEKIRKMLEGLMERRIDTFLSADEAKKWGFVDDVIDGTHTISRAMERNEERRKRMFRVLSAPVDVSKLLGNLGRQFKPE